One stretch of Pararhizobium qamdonense DNA includes these proteins:
- a CDS encoding ABC transporter ATP-binding protein, which yields MPESLPNNGLLSVKNLKIEATSYPPGEPPKTVTLVENVSFDVEKGKVLGLIGESGAGKSTIGLSALAYGRGGAAITGGQVLINGKDILTLGRDGVRTIRGCKVCYVAQSAAAAFNPAHKLGEQVIEAALRHKIMTRPEAEKRALYLFQVLGLPNPETFGDRYPHQVSGGQLQRAMTAMALCPNPELIVFDEPTTALDVTTQIDVLAAIKHAIEETHTAALYITHDLAVVAQISDDIMVLRHGKTIEYGTTKQIIEAPNEDYTRALVSVRQTKREEARDQTNTLLKIEHISAGYANGFKVLHDVSMHLPKGQTLAIVGESGSGKSTLARVITGLLPPSEGTITFDGKELPKALRSRTKEELRRVQMIYQMADTAMNPRQTVRDIIGRPISFYYGLHGAKKTERVKQLLDQIEMGDRFLDRYPAELSGGQKQRVAIARALAAKPELILCDEPTSALDPLVAEGILNLLLRLQEETAVSYVFITHDIAIVRAIADSVAVMHRGKLVRFGPKSKVLSPPFDDYTDLLLKSVPEMEIGWLEKVLTTRRMASAGN from the coding sequence ATGCCTGAATCTTTGCCCAATAACGGTCTGCTGTCTGTCAAGAATCTCAAGATCGAAGCAACCAGCTATCCGCCGGGCGAGCCGCCCAAAACCGTGACCCTGGTCGAAAACGTCTCCTTCGATGTTGAGAAGGGCAAGGTGCTCGGCCTGATCGGCGAAAGCGGTGCAGGCAAGTCCACCATCGGCCTGTCTGCGCTCGCCTATGGCCGCGGCGGTGCCGCCATTACCGGCGGTCAGGTGCTGATCAACGGCAAGGACATCCTGACGCTTGGCCGCGACGGCGTGCGCACCATCCGCGGCTGCAAGGTCTGCTATGTCGCGCAATCGGCGGCAGCCGCCTTCAATCCGGCCCACAAGCTTGGCGAACAGGTGATCGAGGCGGCCCTGCGCCACAAGATCATGACCCGGCCGGAAGCGGAAAAGCGGGCGCTTTATCTGTTCCAGGTGCTCGGCCTGCCCAATCCCGAAACATTCGGCGACCGCTATCCGCATCAGGTCTCCGGTGGCCAGTTGCAACGCGCCATGACCGCCATGGCGCTCTGCCCCAACCCGGAACTGATCGTCTTCGACGAGCCGACCACGGCACTTGACGTCACCACCCAGATCGATGTGCTGGCCGCCATCAAGCACGCGATCGAGGAGACGCATACGGCGGCTCTTTACATCACCCATGACCTTGCCGTCGTCGCCCAGATTTCCGACGACATCATGGTGCTGCGCCACGGCAAGACCATCGAATACGGCACGACCAAGCAGATCATCGAGGCCCCCAACGAGGACTATACCCGCGCACTCGTCAGTGTCCGCCAGACCAAGCGCGAGGAGGCCCGTGACCAGACCAACACGCTTTTGAAGATCGAGCATATAAGCGCCGGTTACGCCAATGGCTTCAAGGTGCTGCACGACGTGTCCATGCATCTGCCCAAGGGCCAGACGCTGGCGATCGTCGGGGAAAGCGGCTCCGGCAAGTCGACGCTGGCGCGCGTCATCACCGGCCTCCTGCCGCCTTCAGAGGGCACAATCACCTTCGATGGCAAGGAGCTTCCAAAGGCGCTGAGAAGCCGCACCAAGGAAGAGCTGCGCCGGGTGCAGATGATCTACCAGATGGCCGACACCGCGATGAACCCGCGCCAGACGGTGCGCGACATCATCGGCCGTCCGATCTCCTTCTACTATGGCCTGCATGGGGCGAAGAAGACGGAGCGGGTGAAACAGCTGCTCGACCAGATCGAAATGGGCGACCGTTTCCTCGACCGCTATCCGGCCGAACTGTCGGGTGGCCAGAAGCAGCGCGTGGCGATCGCAAGGGCGCTGGCGGCAAAGCCGGAACTGATCCTGTGCGACGAGCCGACCTCCGCGCTCGACCCGCTGGTGGCTGAAGGCATCTTGAATCTGCTTCTGAGGCTTCAGGAGGAAACCGCTGTTTCCTATGTCTTTATCACCCATGACATCGCCATCGTCCGGGCGATTGCAGACTCCGTCGCCGTCATGCATCGCGGCAAGCTCGTGCGCTTCGGTCCGAAGTCGAAAGTGCTCTCGCCACCATTCGACGACTATACCGACCTGTTGTTGAAATCGGTTCCGGAGATGGAAATCGGCTGGTTGGAAAAAGTCCTGACCACCCGCCGGATGGCAAGCGCCGGCAACTGA
- a CDS encoding carnitinyl-CoA dehydratase, with amino-acid sequence MTGPIRTRREGGILEVTIDRPKANAIDLVTSRIMGEIFAGFRDDDTLRVAIITGAGEKFFCPGWDLKAAAGGDAVDGDYGIGGFGGLQELRDLNKPVIAAINGICCGGGLEIALSADMILAAEHASFALPEIRSGTVADAASIKLPKRIPYHIAMDMLFTGRWLDAAEAHRWGFVNEIIAADTLMERAWELARLLESGPPLVYAAIKEVVRAAEGEDFQTTMNKITKRQFKTVDILYSSDDQLEGARAFSEKRDPVWKGK; translated from the coding sequence ATGACCGGACCTATCCGAACGCGCCGCGAAGGCGGCATTCTCGAAGTCACCATCGACCGGCCGAAGGCCAACGCGATCGATCTGGTGACGAGCCGCATCATGGGCGAAATCTTTGCCGGTTTTCGCGACGACGACACGTTGCGCGTCGCCATCATCACCGGCGCGGGTGAAAAATTCTTCTGTCCGGGATGGGATCTGAAGGCGGCTGCCGGCGGCGACGCTGTCGATGGCGACTATGGCATTGGCGGCTTTGGCGGCCTGCAGGAACTGCGCGATCTCAACAAGCCGGTGATTGCAGCGATCAACGGCATCTGCTGCGGCGGCGGGCTGGAAATCGCGCTGTCCGCCGACATGATCCTGGCTGCCGAGCACGCGAGTTTTGCGCTGCCGGAAATCCGCTCGGGCACCGTTGCCGACGCTGCCTCGATCAAATTGCCCAAGCGTATCCCCTATCATATCGCCATGGACATGCTCTTTACCGGCCGCTGGCTGGATGCGGCGGAAGCCCATCGCTGGGGCTTCGTCAACGAGATCATCGCCGCTGACACATTGATGGAGCGCGCCTGGGAGCTCGCCCGTCTGCTCGAAAGCGGCCCGCCGCTGGTCTATGCTGCCATCAAGGAAGTGGTGCGCGCGGCCGAAGGCGAAGATTTCCAGACGACGATGAACAAGATCACCAAGCGCCAATTCAAGACGGTCGACATCCTCTATTCGAGCGACGACCAGCTGGAGGGCGCACGGGCCTTTTCGGAAAAGCGCGACCCGGTCTGGAAGGGAAAATAA
- a CDS encoding acyl-CoA dehydrogenase family protein encodes MNFALTEEQQMIVDTVRGFVETEIYPHENEVERTGIVPQELGQEIAQKCKDLGFFACNMPEEVGGAGLDHQTFTLVERELGRGSMGLTVFFGRPSGILMACNDEQREKYLIPAVKGEKFDALAMTEPDAGSDVRGMKCFAKPDGDDWIVNGTKHFISHANIADFVIVFIATGEEETPRGPKKKITCFLVDRGTPGFEIRNGYDSVSHRGYKNCILSFDDCRLPSSAILGEVHKGFDIANDWLYATRITVAATCVGRARRVFDYALPYAAERKQFGKPIGANQGVSFKLADMITEIDAADYLTLAAAWRLDQKLPANREIASAKLYASEMLARVTDQAIQIYGGMGLMDDLPLARFWRDARVERIWDGTSEIQRHIISRDLLRPLGA; translated from the coding sequence ATGAATTTCGCACTGACCGAAGAACAGCAAATGATCGTCGATACCGTTCGCGGCTTCGTCGAGACCGAGATCTATCCGCATGAGAACGAGGTGGAGCGCACCGGCATCGTGCCGCAGGAACTCGGCCAGGAGATTGCGCAAAAGTGCAAGGATCTCGGCTTCTTCGCCTGCAACATGCCGGAGGAAGTGGGTGGCGCCGGGCTCGATCACCAGACCTTTACGCTGGTCGAGCGCGAGCTTGGCCGGGGCTCGATGGGCCTCACCGTGTTTTTCGGCCGTCCCTCCGGCATTCTCATGGCCTGCAACGATGAGCAGCGCGAGAAATACCTGATCCCGGCCGTCAAGGGCGAGAAATTCGATGCGCTTGCCATGACCGAGCCGGATGCCGGTTCCGACGTGCGCGGCATGAAATGTTTTGCCAAGCCCGATGGCGACGACTGGATCGTCAACGGCACCAAGCATTTCATTTCGCATGCCAATATCGCCGATTTCGTCATCGTCTTCATCGCTACCGGCGAGGAGGAAACGCCGCGCGGCCCGAAGAAGAAGATCACCTGCTTCCTCGTCGATCGCGGCACGCCGGGTTTTGAAATCCGCAACGGCTACGATTCGGTTTCCCATCGCGGCTACAAGAACTGCATCCTCTCGTTCGACGATTGCCGCCTGCCCTCGTCCGCCATTCTCGGCGAAGTGCACAAGGGTTTCGACATTGCCAATGACTGGCTCTACGCCACCCGCATCACCGTTGCCGCAACCTGCGTCGGCCGCGCCCGCCGGGTGTTCGACTATGCCCTGCCCTATGCCGCCGAGCGCAAACAGTTCGGCAAGCCGATCGGCGCCAACCAGGGCGTTTCCTTCAAGCTCGCCGACATGATCACCGAGATCGACGCCGCCGATTATCTGACGCTCGCAGCCGCCTGGCGGCTCGACCAGAAGCTTCCGGCCAACCGCGAGATTGCCTCCGCCAAGCTCTACGCCTCCGAAATGCTCGCCCGTGTCACCGACCAGGCAATCCAGATCTATGGCGGCATGGGATTGATGGACGACCTGCCGCTTGCCCGCTTCTGGCGCGATGCCCGCGTCGAGCGCATCTGGGACGGCACCTCGGAAATCCAGCGGCACATCATCAGCCGCGACCTCCTGCGGCCGCTGGGGGCATGA
- a CDS encoding ABC transporter permease codes for MRLSSIPLSAWVGLIGIAVALFCAIFAPWIAPFGERDVVGDIWLPMGGDFLLGTDNLGRDLLSRLIFGARTTIFVALAATVISFSLGMLLSFTAAVTGGLVDQIFSRFNDLMMAIPTLIFALVVLAVLPQQLWILILVMAILDSTRVFRIGRAVALDVAVMEFVEAARLRGEGTRWIIFREILPNTLSPLLAEFGLRFAFSILFLSTLSFLGLGIQPPAADWGGMVKDNKDGIIFGISAALVPGGAIAGLAICVNLVVDWLMKRTSSLKGGRGDA; via the coding sequence ATGAGATTGAGCTCCATTCCCCTCAGCGCCTGGGTCGGGCTGATCGGCATTGCCGTGGCCCTGTTCTGCGCCATTTTCGCGCCCTGGATCGCGCCGTTCGGCGAACGCGATGTCGTCGGCGATATCTGGCTTCCAATGGGCGGCGACTTCCTGCTCGGCACCGACAATCTCGGCCGGGACCTTTTGTCCCGCCTGATTTTTGGCGCGCGAACCACGATCTTTGTCGCCCTTGCGGCCACCGTCATCTCGTTTTCGCTCGGCATGCTCCTGTCGTTCACGGCAGCCGTCACCGGCGGCCTTGTCGACCAGATATTCTCGCGCTTCAACGACCTGATGATGGCAATCCCAACGCTGATCTTTGCGCTGGTCGTGCTCGCCGTGCTGCCGCAGCAGCTGTGGATCCTGATCCTCGTCATGGCCATCCTCGACAGTACCCGCGTCTTCCGCATCGGCCGGGCCGTGGCGCTGGATGTGGCGGTCATGGAATTCGTCGAGGCGGCGCGGCTTCGCGGCGAAGGCACGCGCTGGATCATCTTCCGGGAAATCCTGCCCAATACGCTCTCGCCGCTTCTGGCCGAATTCGGCCTGCGCTTTGCCTTTTCCATCCTGTTTCTCTCCACCCTCTCCTTCCTCGGCCTCGGCATCCAGCCGCCGGCCGCCGACTGGGGCGGCATGGTCAAGGACAACAAGGACGGCATCATCTTCGGCATCTCGGCAGCCCTTGTGCCGGGCGGCGCCATCGCCGGTCTTGCCATCTGCGTCAATCTTGTCGTCGATTGGCTGATGAAGCGTACCTCGAGCCTCAAGGGAGGGCGCGGCGATGCCTGA
- a CDS encoding acetate--CoA ligase family protein: MTRSLDRLIRPQSIAVFGGKEARRVIEQCDKMGFTGDIWPVHPKQDDILGRRCYRSVAELPQAPDASFVGVNRQLTVEIIRGLSARGAGGAICYASGFREAVSELADGNDLQDALVAAAGDMPIVGPNCYGFINALDGALLWPDQHGMQRVERGVAVLTQSSNIACNISMQMRGLPLAYIMTAGNQAQTGLSELAIAALEDPRVTAVGLHIEGFDSIEALQRLATRARELKKPVVTLKVGKSEAAQLATVSHTASLAGNDAVSGALLERLGIGRVDTLPELLETLKLLHLHPPLKNYDISSMSCSGGEASLMADAGVKRKTVFRALKDEQRQPLRESLGDMVTIANPLDYHTFVWGNLEKQTTAFTAMMKGDYALNLIVLDFPRQDRCDATDWNSTCEAVIASANATGAVAGIVASLGENMPEETALSLMSAGVVAFSGIDEALAAAEISAGIGAIWAKPIPAPLLSAQVKDGEILTITENEAKAELAKFGLVVPMGKTAQTAQEAADAAETLGFPVVLKGLGVAHKTEAGAVRLNLGDRQAVLDAADAMKDVASGYLVEKMIAKPVAEIIVGALRDPVAGLVLTIGAGGILVELLEDSAILTLPTTPEAITGAISGLKIKKLLDGYRGGPKGDIDALTASVAAVASYVAANATILEELDINPIMVLPQGSGTVAADALIRRRK, from the coding sequence ATGACCCGCAGCCTTGACCGCCTGATCCGGCCGCAATCCATCGCCGTTTTCGGCGGCAAGGAAGCGCGCCGGGTGATCGAACAATGCGACAAGATGGGCTTCACCGGCGATATCTGGCCGGTGCATCCCAAGCAGGACGACATCCTTGGCCGCCGCTGCTACCGCTCGGTGGCCGAACTGCCGCAAGCACCGGACGCATCCTTTGTCGGCGTCAACCGCCAGCTCACCGTCGAGATCATCCGCGGCCTGTCCGCCCGCGGTGCAGGCGGCGCCATCTGCTATGCCTCCGGGTTCCGCGAGGCCGTCAGCGAACTGGCCGATGGCAACGACCTGCAGGATGCGCTGGTTGCAGCCGCCGGTGACATGCCGATCGTCGGCCCCAATTGCTACGGCTTCATCAACGCGCTCGACGGCGCCCTGCTCTGGCCCGACCAGCATGGCATGCAGCGTGTCGAACGCGGCGTCGCCGTCCTCACCCAGTCCTCCAACATTGCCTGCAATATTTCCATGCAGATGCGTGGCCTGCCGCTTGCCTATATCATGACGGCGGGAAATCAGGCGCAGACGGGCTTGTCCGAACTGGCCATCGCCGCGCTCGAAGACCCGCGCGTCACCGCCGTCGGCCTGCATATCGAAGGCTTCGACAGTATCGAAGCGCTGCAACGCCTGGCAACGCGGGCACGCGAACTGAAAAAACCGGTTGTCACCCTCAAGGTCGGCAAATCCGAAGCCGCCCAGCTGGCGACCGTGTCGCATACGGCATCGCTGGCCGGCAACGACGCCGTGTCCGGTGCCCTCCTCGAGCGCCTCGGCATCGGCCGGGTCGATACGCTGCCGGAACTGTTGGAGACGCTGAAACTACTCCACCTGCATCCGCCGCTGAAAAACTATGACATCTCCTCGATGAGCTGCTCCGGCGGCGAGGCCTCGTTGATGGCGGATGCCGGAGTGAAGCGGAAGACGGTGTTCCGGGCGCTGAAGGACGAACAGCGCCAGCCCTTGCGCGAAAGCCTCGGCGACATGGTCACCATTGCCAATCCGCTTGATTACCACACCTTCGTCTGGGGCAATCTGGAAAAGCAGACGACGGCATTTACGGCAATGATGAAGGGCGATTATGCGCTCAACCTCATCGTTCTCGACTTCCCCCGCCAGGACCGGTGCGATGCCACCGACTGGAACAGCACCTGCGAGGCCGTCATCGCATCCGCCAACGCGACCGGCGCCGTTGCCGGCATCGTCGCAAGCCTCGGTGAAAACATGCCGGAGGAAACGGCGCTGTCGCTGATGTCAGCCGGTGTCGTTGCCTTTTCCGGCATCGACGAGGCGCTGGCGGCAGCCGAGATTTCGGCCGGCATCGGCGCCATCTGGGCAAAACCCATTCCGGCGCCTTTGTTGTCCGCACAGGTGAAAGACGGCGAAATCCTGACCATCACGGAGAACGAGGCGAAGGCCGAACTGGCGAAATTCGGCCTCGTGGTGCCCATGGGCAAGACAGCGCAAACTGCGCAGGAGGCCGCCGATGCAGCCGAGACGCTGGGATTTCCGGTGGTTCTCAAGGGCCTCGGCGTCGCTCACAAGACCGAGGCCGGTGCCGTCAGGCTCAATCTGGGCGACCGGCAGGCGGTTCTCGATGCGGCAGACGCCATGAAAGACGTCGCATCGGGCTATCTCGTCGAAAAAATGATTGCAAAACCCGTTGCGGAAATCATCGTCGGGGCGCTGCGCGATCCCGTGGCCGGCCTGGTGCTGACCATCGGCGCCGGTGGTATTCTGGTGGAATTGCTCGAAGATTCGGCGATTTTGACCCTTCCGACGACGCCCGAAGCCATTACCGGGGCGATTTCCGGCCTGAAAATCAAGAAACTGCTCGATGGCTATCGTGGCGGGCCGAAGGGCGACATTGACGCGTTGACGGCCTCTGTCGCTGCCGTCGCATCCTATGTCGCAGCAAACGCTACAATACTCGAAGAACTCGATATCAATCCTATCATGGTCTTGCCGCAAGGGTCTGGAACCGTTGCGGCCGATGCCCTGATCCGTCGGAGGAAATGA
- a CDS encoding carnitine 3-dehydrogenase — MTKITKAACIGGGVIGGAWAARFLLAGIDVNMFDPHPEAERIVGEVLANAERAYAMLTMAPLPAKGKLTFVKSVEEAVEGADWIQESVPERVDLKRNVITQIDAAASPTALIGSSTSGIMPTDLQRDMKHPERMFVAHPYNPVYLLPLAELVGGEKTSKATLQDAKAKLAPIGMKGVIINKEIEAFVGDRLLEAVWREGLWLIKDDICDTETLDDVIRYSFGMRWAQMGMFETYRIAGGEAGMRHFLAQFGPCLSWPWTKLMDVVDLDDELVNKIAGQSDAQSGARGIRDLERIRDENLVGIMHALKSGDGGKGWGAGKLLADFEDSLWANAEKPQTDLGEAKPIRILDTKVNAAWVDYNGHMTEHRYLQVFGDTSDGILRLIGVDLDYVKNGHSYYTVETHIRNLGEAKLGDALYSTCQILSYDEKRLHIFSTIYNAATNEAVATAEQMMLHVSSKESKAVPAPAAVLDRVKAIAQAHAGLAKPDGTGRAVGQKR; from the coding sequence ATGACCAAAATCACCAAGGCAGCCTGTATCGGCGGCGGCGTTATCGGCGGGGCCTGGGCGGCGCGCTTTCTTCTGGCCGGCATCGACGTCAATATGTTCGATCCGCATCCGGAAGCCGAACGCATCGTCGGTGAAGTGCTCGCCAATGCCGAGCGCGCCTATGCCATGCTGACCATGGCGCCGCTGCCTGCAAAGGGAAAACTCACCTTCGTCAAAAGCGTTGAGGAAGCGGTTGAAGGTGCTGACTGGATTCAGGAAAGCGTGCCCGAGCGGGTCGATCTGAAGCGCAACGTCATCACCCAGATCGATGCCGCCGCCTCGCCAACAGCCCTGATCGGCTCGTCCACGTCGGGCATCATGCCGACGGACCTGCAGCGCGACATGAAGCATCCCGAGCGCATGTTCGTCGCCCATCCCTATAACCCGGTCTACCTGTTGCCGCTCGCCGAACTGGTCGGCGGCGAAAAGACCAGCAAGGCGACGCTGCAGGACGCAAAAGCCAAGCTTGCGCCGATCGGCATGAAGGGCGTCATCATCAACAAAGAGATCGAGGCGTTCGTCGGCGACCGTCTTCTCGAAGCCGTCTGGCGCGAAGGTCTGTGGCTGATCAAGGACGATATCTGCGATACCGAAACGCTCGACGACGTCATCCGTTATTCCTTCGGCATGCGCTGGGCGCAGATGGGCATGTTCGAAACGTACCGCATTGCCGGTGGCGAAGCCGGTATGCGCCATTTCCTCGCCCAGTTCGGCCCCTGCCTCTCCTGGCCCTGGACCAAGCTGATGGACGTTGTCGATCTCGACGACGAACTGGTCAACAAGATTGCCGGCCAGTCGGACGCGCAATCCGGCGCCCGCGGTATCCGCGATCTTGAGCGCATCCGCGACGAAAACCTCGTCGGCATCATGCATGCGCTGAAAAGCGGCGATGGCGGCAAGGGCTGGGGTGCAGGCAAACTGCTCGCCGATTTCGAAGACAGCCTCTGGGCCAACGCTGAAAAGCCGCAGACCGATCTGGGCGAGGCCAAGCCGATCCGCATCCTCGATACCAAGGTCAACGCCGCCTGGGTCGATTACAACGGCCACATGACCGAGCACCGCTACCTGCAGGTGTTCGGCGACACGTCCGACGGCATCCTGCGCCTGATCGGCGTCGATCTGGACTATGTCAAGAACGGCCACAGCTACTACACGGTCGAGACCCACATCCGCAATCTCGGCGAAGCCAAGCTGGGCGATGCCTTGTACTCGACCTGCCAGATCCTCTCCTATGACGAGAAGCGCCTGCACATCTTCTCGACCATCTACAACGCCGCCACCAACGAGGCAGTGGCGACAGCCGAACAGATGATGCTGCATGTCTCCTCCAAGGAGAGCAAGGCCGTGCCCGCCCCGGCTGCCGTGCTCGACCGGGTGAAGGCGATTGCGCAGGCGCATGCGGGACTGGCGAAGCCGGACGGTACCGGGCGCGCCGTGGGGCAGAAGCGGTAA
- a CDS encoding ABC transporter substrate-binding protein produces MSDYKNYLANQVMMGKMNRREFIGRTVAAGVALSSASTLFASSAAAQEPKRGGHLKLGLEGAAATDSKDPAKALSQFMFVVGRNWGDMLVESDPLTGQPVAALAESWEPSADASTWTFTIRKGVKFHDGKELTVEDVIKTLQRHTDEKSESGALGVMKSIKEIKADGDKLVLVLTEGNADLPLLLTDYHLVIQPNGGLDDPNAMIGTGPFKVASFEAGVRATFERNKDDWRQDRGYVDSVEMIAMNDATARIAALSSGQVHYINRVSPKTVDLLKRAPTVDILSTSGRGHYVFIMHCNTAPFDNNDLRLALKYAMDREAMLEKVLGGFGKVGNDFPINSTYALFPEGIEQRAYDPDKAAFHYKKSGHSGQVLLRTSDVAFPGAVDAAVLYQESAKKAGIGIEVKREPGDGYWSNVWNVQPFSTSYWGGRPTQDQMYSTAYLSSADWNDTRFLRPDFDKVLLEARSELDEAKRKEMYRSMAMMVRDEGGLILPMFNDFVNASSKKVKGYVHDIGNDMSNGYVATRVWLDA; encoded by the coding sequence ATGAGTGATTACAAGAACTACCTCGCCAATCAGGTCATGATGGGCAAGATGAACCGGCGTGAATTCATCGGCCGCACTGTGGCCGCCGGTGTCGCGCTCTCCAGCGCCAGCACCTTGTTTGCCTCAAGCGCTGCGGCGCAGGAGCCCAAGCGCGGCGGCCATCTCAAGCTTGGTCTCGAAGGCGCAGCCGCCACCGATTCGAAGGATCCGGCCAAGGCGCTCTCGCAGTTCATGTTCGTCGTCGGCCGCAACTGGGGCGACATGCTCGTCGAATCCGATCCGCTGACCGGCCAGCCCGTTGCAGCACTCGCCGAATCCTGGGAGCCGTCGGCAGATGCGTCCACCTGGACGTTCACGATCCGCAAGGGCGTGAAATTCCACGACGGCAAGGAACTGACCGTCGAGGATGTCATCAAGACCCTGCAGCGTCATACCGACGAGAAATCGGAATCGGGCGCTCTCGGCGTCATGAAATCGATCAAGGAAATCAAGGCTGACGGCGACAAGCTGGTGCTGGTGCTGACGGAAGGCAATGCCGACCTGCCGCTGCTCCTCACCGACTACCATCTCGTCATCCAGCCGAATGGCGGCCTCGACGATCCAAACGCAATGATCGGCACCGGCCCCTTCAAGGTCGCGAGCTTCGAGGCCGGCGTGCGCGCCACCTTCGAGCGCAACAAGGATGACTGGCGCCAGGACCGTGGCTACGTTGATTCCGTCGAGATGATTGCGATGAACGACGCGACAGCGCGTATCGCCGCCCTCTCCTCCGGCCAGGTGCATTACATCAACCGCGTCAGCCCGAAGACGGTCGATCTCCTGAAGCGGGCGCCGACCGTCGATATTCTCTCGACGTCGGGACGCGGTCACTACGTCTTCATCATGCATTGCAACACCGCACCGTTCGACAATAACGACCTGCGGCTCGCCTTGAAATATGCGATGGACCGCGAAGCGATGCTGGAAAAGGTGCTGGGCGGCTTCGGCAAGGTCGGCAACGACTTCCCGATCAACTCGACTTACGCCCTCTTCCCCGAAGGCATCGAGCAGCGCGCCTATGACCCTGACAAGGCCGCCTTCCATTACAAGAAGTCCGGCCATAGCGGTCAGGTTCTGCTGCGCACGTCGGATGTCGCCTTCCCGGGCGCCGTCGATGCGGCAGTGCTTTATCAGGAAAGCGCCAAGAAGGCCGGTATCGGCATCGAGGTGAAGCGTGAACCAGGCGACGGCTATTGGTCGAATGTCTGGAATGTCCAGCCGTTCTCGACCTCCTATTGGGGCGGCCGGCCGACCCAGGACCAGATGTACTCGACGGCTTACCTTTCAAGCGCCGACTGGAACGACACACGCTTCCTGCGTCCCGACTTCGACAAGGTTCTGCTCGAAGCCCGCTCCGAACTGGATGAGGCCAAGCGCAAGGAAATGTACCGCTCCATGGCCATGATGGTTCGCGACGAAGGCGGCCTGATCCTGCCGATGTTCAACGATTTCGTGAATGCCTCCTCCAAGAAGGTGAAGGGCTACGTCCACGATATCGGCAACGACATGTCGAACGGCTACGTTGCAACTCGCGTCTGGCTCGACGCCTGA
- a CDS encoding ABC transporter permease: protein MVTPPTGAVTGTFWRRFTFRRPLAALILQRLGLSVGLLFAVSLMIFGGVEALPGDFATTYLGQSATPQAVENIRKDLGLDRPVTERYVSWLGNALQGDFGKSWASRNSVSEQIGNRLGNSLFLAFFAAIISVPLAVGLGMLAVQYRNRLPDKIINVISLAAISLPEFFVGYLLILFFAVQMGVATFPATVYDGMTFAERLSAIALPVATLVLVVLAHMMRMTRAAILNVMASAYVETAELKGLSAFRIIARHAAPNAVAPVINVIALNLAYLVVGVVVVEVVFVYPGMGQYMVDAVTVRDMPVVQACGLIFAAFYIFLNMAADILAILANPRLRHPR, encoded by the coding sequence ATGGTGACGCCCCCAACCGGGGCCGTCACCGGCACGTTCTGGCGCCGTTTCACCTTTCGCCGCCCTTTGGCGGCGCTCATCCTCCAACGGCTGGGTCTCAGCGTTGGTCTCCTTTTTGCCGTGTCGCTGATGATCTTCGGCGGCGTCGAAGCGCTGCCCGGTGACTTTGCCACGACCTATCTCGGTCAGTCGGCAACGCCGCAGGCCGTGGAAAACATCCGCAAGGATCTCGGCCTCGACCGTCCGGTGACGGAACGCTATGTCAGTTGGCTGGGCAACGCGTTGCAGGGCGATTTCGGGAAATCCTGGGCAAGCCGCAATTCCGTCAGCGAGCAGATCGGCAACCGGCTTGGCAACTCGCTGTTTCTCGCCTTCTTCGCCGCGATCATCTCGGTTCCGCTGGCGGTCGGGCTTGGCATGCTCGCCGTGCAATATCGAAACCGGCTGCCTGACAAGATCATCAACGTGATCTCGCTCGCGGCGATCTCGTTGCCCGAATTCTTTGTCGGCTATCTGCTGATCCTGTTCTTTGCGGTGCAGATGGGGGTCGCAACCTTCCCTGCCACCGTCTATGACGGCATGACCTTCGCCGAGCGGCTCTCGGCCATCGCGCTGCCGGTGGCAACGCTGGTGCTGGTCGTTCTCGCCCATATGATGCGCATGACCCGCGCCGCCATCCTCAACGTCATGGCATCCGCCTATGTCGAGACGGCGGAACTGAAGGGGCTCAGCGCCTTCCGCATCATTGCCAGGCACGCCGCTCCCAACGCCGTCGCTCCCGTCATCAATGTCATTGCACTCAACCTTGCCTATCTCGTGGTCGGTGTCGTCGTGGTGGAAGTGGTGTTCGTCTATCCGGGCATGGGCCAGTACATGGTCGATGCGGTCACGGTGCGCGACATGCCGGTGGTGCAGGCCTGCGGCCTGATCTTCGCCGCCTTCTACATTTTCCTCAACATGGCTGCGGATATTCTCGCCATCCTCGCCAATCCGAGATTGAGGCATCCACGATGA